The segment gggggggggggtgataAAACTAGCTTGTTTAGTGTGAGTTAGTTATCAatttgttagttagttagttagtcaACTCAACTTTCAAGTAGTTAGTTATAGTTAGTTATAATTCACATGGGTAGTTAGTTATAGATCACATGTTTTGTATTTCTGTTTTTGTGATTTGTTACTACTCattgatgtgtatatatacacatctaATGTAATGCTTTACATATGCATTCAATACAGAAAATTCCCTCTTCTTCCTTCATGCTATCAGAAGCTCTACCTCCATTAATGGAGGAATGAGATTAGCTTCCAGCTTGAATTGCTGGCTTCATCATcttgtattgatgatttcatcatcttttatatgtccttccttttatttttttcttttttgcctTGTTGTGTTAATCATCTTTTCTACTTCTCTTTTATTCCTAGATGCCATGTAGTCATCATCTAACAATACCTTAATTCAACCATCATGTATTGTGGTGCAGTGGTGAGAGTGTTTCACCCTTAACCAAAGTTCTCAGGTTTGAGATTTAGATATGGAGAAAATCCTGTTGGAAGTGACTGAAAGATTGAAAGACTCGCAGCCATATCGATTCATTAAGTTATAAGACACAGAGCGTAAAATTTAGTATATGATAACAAATCAATTGTTATCATATTTACCAAACTATTAACTATATGTGGGCGTTTGACCATGTCTCATTgtgaaacttgaaaaaaattaatagtttttgtGGTCAAATGTGTTTTTCGTAATTTCAACTCCCCCCCAAAAAAGTGAACTTTTTTCATAGTTAAGGCCTCTTAAGTTTATTAAGAGATTTACTAATAATTATGGACTTGAATATgtagatatttttaaaactgtCATTTCTCAATAGCGGTCCTCCTTTTGTCAAAATTATAGACCAGGTTTTGTTCCTGTCTGTCAGTGTATAGAACATTAAAGACGAAACTTTTAGTGACAATAATTCTTTCAATTGTTCATAGttccatgaaaatttttatttttaaccatATAAGTTATAGTTACAATTTGCAATTAAAATCTAGCCATTATAAACATTTACACACTTTGTATTTTCAAGATCTCAGTGAAACTGTAAGCTTTAATCCATGTTCCATTGATAAAATTGTCATCATCCTGTACTTGACTAGATGGCCAGGCACCAACTTGAATTTATAGAATCTACACAAAATTGCAAGTGCCATTTTCATCTGAAGATATGCTGAATCCTTCCCTAGGCATATCCTTGGCCCTCCCTACAACACCATGTCATGAAAAGTCTAGTTATCAGGCGGAATCAAAATTTTCActatgaaaattcaaaatataacgaagtaaatatttgaaaagtcaatgagatttaatattttagtgaacatatatatatacataatacatagcttttttttttgtttactagCCTTGAACCCTTGACGTAGTGGTCAGGAGTAAACTCCTCAACTAGTCAATCACTTAGACAAAGAAGGCCTGTCATAAAGTATAGTTTTGATTTGGTATTTATGGTGTAATTTTGTGACGAAGAGCGTTTGGATGAACCCCTTACAGTATCCTGGACCCTCCCATGGTTGTACACATATAGTATTATATATTCGTAGTTTTAGACCACTAGTTAGGGTAGAAGCAAATTCAGAATTTTAACTTTATGGGTTCAGAATGCTACACATCATTTGGGTTTCTATTACTAcaatttactttatatatatttagtagatTACTTAACACAAACTTAGGATTTAAGCCAGAGCTATTGAATTCAGCTAAGTCGATAGCTTTAATTGTATATTCACCCCTTCGTTGGAGCTGACTCTAAGGTAAGGTTATCGAAAACATTGCTTTATTGAAGTTGTTTAGTTTCTCTGAGAATGTTATATCTCTTTTGTCTCGTTAAGTTGATTCATAGATCTAAAAGTAAGTCCTTTTGATTCACCAAATGTATGTTTAAAAGACCTCTTATTATGATTTGACTTTAGACCAATAATGTTATTGATCCGCTCTGTTTATATTATGTACCTGGAAAGCGGTGAATTTGAATGGAGATGCATTTTGGAAAACCCCATCTTTAAGCCATCTCTCAGGATTGAATGAAGCTGCATCAGAACCCCAATTGTATTCCATTCTTCCCATAGAATAAGGTACATAGGTCACCATTCCTCCTGCCTTTAACTTTGTTCCATCTGGTAAAACATCATCTTCCAATATTCCCTTTGGATCCTGTCACATCGTCAAAACAAAATCATTCACCGAGTGTTTATATCAATTCAATCGTAATCGACAATATAAAAATGATACTAACCTACGTTACAACAAAAGACAATCAAAGCTAACTGAGTGTTCGGGTATTCGAACGAATCCAATAGCTTTTTCATAGACTACgtatttgcattaaaaaattaaataaataaatatatgtatattaacttGTGAACTTAGCAAAATTGATTGATGACTCAGTAGTAAGGAAGGGGTCATGGAAATGCTTTCTCACTATCATCAAAAGTTACTCTTTCTAGACTCCCAGTCCTGGCTCATCAAGCAAGAATATTGGCCTTATGGATTCTAAATTTCAAGGATAAGACACAATTATCCCCTAGAGTATGATCGAAAGTCCAAAGACATATCTTAattaaactaaggtcctattatcacaccgaactcaataatttttgtaattttgtacaccttttaTTGGCTTACGTGACATCCAAACATCTTCCACACGTCTTAACTATATGGAGTCACAGAGTGTGCAACGTAAGCCAAAatgtgtataaaattacaaaagaaaatgagttCAACGGGTtaataggatcttagtttagttaaggtatgTCTCTGAGGTTACGGTCATAGTCTAAGGGGTACTGGTTAACTGTTATAacagttttaataattttgttctAAACTTAATACTTGTACACATTTAATAAACTTCTTAATACAAATACACTATTTGAGCAAAAATTACTAGGACTTTCGGCCAAACCAGTACTCAGACTTTAAAATGTATCCAATTGATAAGAATGTCTGCTGAAATTCACAGTAAAATCAGGGTAACTAACCTGAGGAACAGCAGGGTACAATCTAAGAGTCTCTGTAATCACAGCATGTAGATAGTACAATTTTGACAATGAATCATAATTCAGGAGCCCAGCAAATTGAATGGCTCTCGAATCGGCAGATACATGATCCTCCGTGTCATACTGATGCAACGTCACGTTCTCTTCTTTAGCACGGACTTGTTCCAACGACTTCAGCTCCGCGTACAGCTTCTCAGCTACGTGCTCGTGAGTCATAATCATGTATATAGCCCAAGACAGAGTCGTTGCTGTCGTATCACGACCCGCGATAACAAAATTCAGGACAATATCCCTCAGGCTTTTATCAGTTATATTGTTCTCAGGGTCTTTTCCTAGCTCAATGAATCTTGACAATATGTCATGCTTATTAATCTGTTAATGtttaaaaatcattaacaaATATGCTAAATTAGCCTGTTTGGCCCAAACTTTGAGAAATCCgcttattttgaaaaagtacTTTTGGATAGTAACAATTTAATACTACAACAACAATGcacacttttcaaaaaaaagcaTCTGTTATAGCTCAGAAAcacttattttttcaaaaaaatttggacaaaTACCTCAACTCTCTAAAAATAAGTAGTTTTGACTGTCTAGAAGCTTGGCGAAACAGgctataataattattaaaaaaaaatagtatgagCTTACTTTGTCATTTGTTTCTAACTCTGCCTTCCTTTTTCTTATGACAGAATATGtgaaatcatcaatttttttaatactttgATCAAGGATTGCTTCTGATCCAATGTTGAGAAATTGCTTGATTTTCCACAAAGGATCAATGAATCTTAGTGTGACAATGACATTTGCAGCATCAAATGCCTTTGCAAAGCTATTTTCTGGTAAATTTGGGTTCAATGTTCCTATCTCTACACCAAATCCCACCTTACATATTGAGTCTAGAGTCATCCTCATCAATAGATCCTGGAAAAAACAATTGTTGTTTAGCaacaatacaaaacaaaaatagaataaaattataCTTCCTATGTCCTGTGTTATGTGATACAactttctttttagtttgttctaaatgaaaaagaaatggaCTTTGGGATCACCACCCCTAAAGCATCAATGAGGGATTCAACACCATCACATGTTGAAAGATTGGACATTTGGAGCGTGGACAACATAAGATGGAAAACCAACATTGGTCAAACAAAAATCAAGATGGGCCTGATTCTCATGCCATGATTTTGAGCCTCAACTTCAGAAGCTAGCTATTGAGATGAGGATTTAAAATTGTATAAGGAAACCATGTTACCCTCCAAAGCACCAATGTGGGACTCAACatgaaataatttaactttaaacttCTAATGCTACCTTAGGGTTGTTTAGTATgatgtattaaaaaattaatgcatGTATTACCTGTGGTTATTTGATCCTTTATTTGATAGGATTTTTAAcatatgtataactaatacatgaCAAACATGATATTAGTAAAACACGAGTTATTCGTACATGGATAAGCATGATTAAAGACAGAACAACCTTTATTAACCAAACCAAATAGTGGATAAGTAATACTCCCAGTCTCAAAATAAGTAATTTCAACATTACTAATACACTTTATTCAGTACTAATCTTACTCACTCTACCAGACGATCCCTTAATAAGATTTATATTCGCACAAATGACTACGCATCTGTCATAGATCACTAACTTCAAAAGTCTTTCGTTTTTTTTCAACTATGTGCTCAATCAAACACCATCACATTAAAACGGAATATCTTAATCATTGCACTTAAGTCCAAATAGAATTCAACAACTCACCTGCATGTCTACATGCTCATTCTTCAAAGATGCTTGATTGAGAATGTTAAAAAGTTTAAGGCTATAGTCCCTAAAAACAACAGTATTGAAATCCCTTAAATTCTTTGAAGCAAACTCAAAGCTAGCAGTCTTCCTTTGTTTCCTCCAAAGCTCACCATCCACATTAAAGATACCATCTCCAAGTAAAACTTCCATATATGAATGGTACACTTCACCCTATgccaaaagggaaaaaaaaacaatttttctcaTGATAGACTAAAATCCATATGTAAGTTGAAAGCCACATATCCATCCATTGAGTAATCTAATTaacaattagaaaaaataatcttGTGCCTTTTTATTAACAAAACTTTACACAAATAGCATGATGaattcactatttacttctttTAACCAGTATGCAATAAATTATACACTGATTATCACTACTAAAAAATCACTATTTTCTCACTGAATTTCCCACTGTAAAATATTCAGTGGTTATTCTCattgatattttgattgaatcagtatgacaagaaaataaatagtgaATGTTTCATATGGTAAAATTAGAAAGCTTCCCACTCTTTCAGTGAGAATCTGTTTTCCATTATATATTTTCCGAGTGGGCTGGTTTGGTGAAAAACCATGTTTTATAACACAAATTTCTCACTGATTTTTCGTAGACAaaacatttctttttaaaagtgtatatacaattatatacatgttATGCATGaatttacatatattatatattatatatactcaAAGTAATATATACAAACCTTTGgataattatcaaaatttgtTTTGAGAACATGTTCAACATTAGTTGGATGAGCAATGTAAGTATAAGTTGTAGTCATGGCAGGAACAACAACAGTTGGGGATTGAGCCAAATACTCAACCAACCAATCATGCATCCTATCAAAATTCACCCATTGTTCTAAGCCTGCCCCAACAATAGGCCAATTTATTGggccttttttatttttttgcctaTATGTATTGATGAATTTCCAAGACAAAACCAAACAAGCTAATAAAGTTAATAATCCCATCTTGTTGTGTTTGAGGATGAGAAAATAATATTGGAAATTATGACATGTATTTAGAAGTGAAAATTGTGTgttcatattatatatagagGATTATTATGTAAAGTGGTTTCGGCATTGGTTACTTGTTAACTTTCTACAAAATTGTCAATAGTCTTTGCATGTTGTGAATTGAAAATATTGCACATTCTTTGTGTCTTCAACCAAACTTATATTCATCTCAACCATGTTTCTTTGTGTAATATACGGGGAAAAAAtcagaatttaaagtttataaattcgagatttgaatatttttaagttattaagttctaaaacttttttttttataataactgTGAAAAATTACTATTTCAACAATAAGAACCATTTACAGAATTAGGAGCATCCAGTAACACCAACCCCTTATTAAGTTCTAAAACTAATTACTACATACTCAATGAATTTTTcagaaataatttaaatcaaaattattgcATTCAGCTAAACTTGTAAATTGTATTCCAGCTCTGATCCGAATTATCAATGTAAATATTTATccttattattttacttttaaattttttaatctcaTATTTTAGGGAGacttattcatatatattgtttttgataaataacctaatatcataaatcatgtGATTCTCAAGAGAGTCTGAATTCGATCATCAATTTCCTCATAGAAACAAATTTGATAGTATTCAGTAATTTGAGTTTTGcgtttgaattataattttagaaaaggtaaaaagaatatccttaaattatatgaaattaaataaaaatatcttcaattaataatttacttCAAAAATGGGAATTTACAATTGTTTGGTCCCAAAATACCTTTATCATTAATACTTTGATAAAAAAAGAATGTCTGTACTGCTATTTTGGGGACAAAAATGCCCTTTTTCTAGTAACCATAttgtttcttttcattttaaacacattctttttataataaaaatagtgtaACCCATCATTAATTTGCATTGGGTAATGATAAAATTCTTCTGTTTTTGTTGATAAACcatgaaatattttcatttctcaatgtttgcattaaagaagaataaacatttgttaatatgataattaatttaaaagttaagaTATAACAATCGTAAttccacacacaaaaaaatagttacaTTGCTGCAAATCATAAAATATCTTTAGAATACTATCGATAGAGTTATTGTTGAcactttttttcatatttactttaaaatcaaggaataaataaaaaaatgcttATCCTAATTCTTcgaatgaaatgatgaaataaaaattattctattttattaaatttttttaaaaaatcattttataaataaaattaagggaTAAGTGTCAAAAACATATCTAAACtgtctcatttttttttaatttcatacctaaactatctcattttttgtaaatttcatacctaaactatctcttttcttttaaatttcatacctaaactactgtgtgagtttcatacctaaactgcAACTTATTCATTTGAGAATATAAGTCTGATCCAAATTCGATCACGTCCAAATCTCAtcctaaaattataaattgcaaatataattcaattttgaagtcTGAAGTCAAATCTGAAAGAAAATTAAGAGATCAGTATCAAAAACATATGTAAACtatctcattttttttagtttcatatctaaattatctcatttttttaaatttcatacctaaactactGTAAGTATgaatttcatacctaaactaccACTTATTCTTTTGAGTATGTAAGTTTGATCCAAATTCAATCATGTCCAAACTTGtcctaaaattataaattgcAAATATAATTCAGTTTTGAAATCTAAAGTCAAATCCCAAAAAAAACTAAGGTTATAATTACTCGATATCGCTTAgaaaatgaatttgaaaaattatttaattcaaatattaagATTGTCATTTACTCATTTTAAACTACCTAAACGTAATAATAAAGTGGTAAAAGTTATTGACTTTGACAGAATAGGTTGACTTTAAGATTCAAGAGGCTTAGAATTACGATTTCTTCTAGCTACACTATCTATAATTTCGCTAAATTAATCGCTATcgatcataattttttttttacaataaataTCTCTCGATCATGtaattttctatctttattttatcaaattaacccaagttaattaataaatctaTTCACTTAGATCATGTCAAAGTTTTGTTTTATCTCCAACCTTCACTTTTAAATCTCCATCATTAATCTCTTAATGCTTCGAAATAATGTTGctcaattaaaatttaatcttaGTGTTTCTCTCGAGAATGCAAGATATAAAGACATTATTAAATAACAAGTTAATTACCTACCATCACTACGTAGTTAAACaaatagaaattaataaaaaaaaagactcaatcatataaaaattaaatcgtacaaataatttcatcaaaattctATAGAGAATATTagcttttcataaaaataatactataaaatttataacgaataataaaaaatgtaaatttagTTATTGAATCTTTCGATAATTACTCTTTGCTCTCtcttttaaattgtatatttaaaaaatttcaaataaaataaccGAATTTATGTGGCAACAACGTGACCACGCTAAGCAAAGACAAATTTTCGATGACAAATATTTGATTGTTGCTATAGTCGATCTTttgctttaatttattttacttttaacaaTCATTATGTTCCCCTCTTcctttctcatttttttcttttcttttcttttttcaatttaattattgtgcttcaaaattaatcttttgtattattttatttctataaaataaaaatataatattaaatataaaattatataatcaatacttaaaaatactataatgtaaagtaaaaaaatgac is part of the Solanum lycopersicum chromosome 1, SLM_r2.1 genome and harbors:
- the LOC101247053 gene encoding cytochrome P450 704B1 gives rise to the protein MGLLTLLACLVLSWKFINTYRQKNKKGPINWPIVGAGLEQWVNFDRMHDWLVEYLAQSPTVVVPAMTTTYTYIAHPTNVEHVLKTNFDNYPKGEVYHSYMEVLLGDGIFNVDGELWRKQRKTASFEFASKNLRDFNTVVFRDYSLKLFNILNQASLKNEHVDMQDLLMRMTLDSICKVGFGVEIGTLNPNLPENSFAKAFDAANVIVTLRFIDPLWKIKQFLNIGSEAILDQSIKKIDDFTYSVIRKRKAELETNDKINKHDILSRFIELGKDPENNITDKSLRDIVLNFVIAGRDTTATTLSWAIYMIMTHEHVAEKLYAELKSLEQVRAKEENVTLHQYDTEDHVSADSRAIQFAGLLNYDSLSKLYYLHAVITETLRLYPAVPQDPKGILEDDVLPDGTKLKAGGMVTYVPYSMGRMEYNWGSDAASFNPERWLKDGVFQNASPFKFTAFQGGPRICLGKDSAYLQMKMALAILCRFYKFKLVPGHLVKYRMMTILSMEHGLKLTVSLRS